The Abyssisolibacter fermentans sequence CCCTACAAATTCTGAAACACTAAATTTGGTTGGTATACTTACACACAAATGCACGTGATCTTGACATACTGATCCTTCTATCATTTCTAGATTCTGATATTCACACAACTTAGTAAGTATTTCTCTCACATCTGCTTTGACTTGTCCATACATCACTTTTCGTCTGTATTTTGGAATAAATACGATATGATATTGGCATTTCCATCTTGTATGTGATAAACTTGAATTGTCCATTTGGACCGCCTCCTATTTTTGATATTGGCTTGCGACACCATTATCATATTATCATAGGAGGCTTTTTTATAACATACGTAACACTACTGCTTACTCTATTCTCCCCAGCATAGCTGGGGGATTAATATTTTCATTCAGTAATCATAACAGGAATTGAAGATAAGTATTATAAAAATATTGAATCTTTAAAAGAAGCATTAAAAGACTTTTAAGAAAGTCAAAGTAAAATATATTTTTTTAGATAATAGTACATATATATTAGAATATTAGGATATTTTGATTAGTAGAAACGAAGGAGCTTTATGCTCTTTCGTTTCTATTTTTCACAGAATTCGTATGCTGAATAAATGGTTTATTTACAATTAGATTTTTTTACCCATATTTTCTGTGCATTCATAAATTGATAAATTCCTTCTTTTGGTATGTTGCTTTTTTATGAGTTTAGCTATTAATAATTTGACATGTAAATATTAAGTAATAATATTATCGATATGTGTATTTCACTCAAAAAAACATCCCGAGTGGGTGTTGATAAGCTTGTTTAGCTAAGTATTTCAACCTTCCTTCTTGCTATTTCTACATTAGTTTCTTGTCTTAATGTAGATGTTGAATTGTCTTTTAAAGTTACTTCCGTTTCAGGTACTTCTTCTAATGTCATTCTATTAGCCATCACTAAAGTAGCATAAGCATTCATTAATTTAGTTTGGATTACAGTCATATTAAACCAACCTCCTGTAATAAATTTATAATCTGTATTTCAGTTTCAGCTTTTCTAATTTCATCTTGTGTTGGCACAAGACTATCTAGTTTTTTTTGTTCTTCTTCTGCTTGATGTTCTGCTAGTCTTGCTTGATTGTAGCTTTCGGATGGTTCTACAAGCATCTTACTAATGCCTTGTACTTTCCATTTACCTTTTTCATCATAGATATATTCGCTCATGTCTATCGCCCCCATATCTCGAATGTTGAGCCTGTTAAAATTTGATAAGATGTATTTAATAGATGAATAGTATTGATTTTTTGATTAATTTTCCATACACCAATACCATTAGACCTTTTAGCATAAGAACTAACAACATTAAGTTCAATAGATGTAATATTATCATTAACATTATTGTTAATTTCAATATCACATAACATATTATAATTATTACTACACATCGAAGTACCTGTTAATATTTTGTTAGAGGAATAAAGAGAAGTTCCATTCGTTACAGTTGAACCATAGTTACCCGATGTATCAAAATCATTATTGAAATTGATTAACAAAGTATCTAATGAACTACTGTTTATTTTAATATTTCTACCTACTATCCTAAACTCATTAAAAATTTCTGGTACACTTATGTCTAATTGTGCGATATCTACATCAAGTGTTATTTCATCAATCTTATTCCACACACCACCTGTTGCACTGCCTCTATACCCTACTTCTAACCAACTAAATGAAGGTGAAGGCGTTTCTAAAGTATCCCTACTTAATGTTACCCTTGGTTGTATAATTGGATTAGTAAGTTTAAGTATTTCACCTTGTTTCACATCTTCTTTTAGTAAGTTTCCGTAATTATCATATATATCGAATTTAATATTTGTTCCATTCGGAGTATTCACCATAGCGTTTATTGAGTACCAATCAAGGAAATGTGATGGAATTTGCAATAGTGGCATTGGTAATGACGTTGATAATGTAGATGTTTTTAAGCTAACTGAAGCATTATTAAAATCATAATTTAGTTGATTTGGATAAAGCATATTATTATCTATTTTAATACTGTATATTCTAATACTTTTATTATAAGTTTCGTTTCCCCAAATTGACATTTTAAAGTAATAATTGCCAGTTACATTTGAAACATCAAATGCATGAGTTTGCCTTATGGTGGAATTCGGTCCTCTATTATAAAGAAAACCATCAGGATACCCACATGTATACGTGTTATTATTATTCTTATCTTTAATCAATCCAAATTCAGCATACATAGCATTAAAGGGGTCTATAATTTCAAAATCTATTTCAACTGAGGTAGCATTAGTTAAGTCAAAAGCTGTATCCTTAATTACAACACAGGCACCTCCCACTGTTGTATTTCTTGATAACTCTATATAATTTGCAAACTCTTTTATTGAACCTATCGAACCACCATTTGATGTTAGTCTTAGACCAGTTGATTGTGAAACAGAGCCAACTGTACTAGAATCTAAGTTATTATTTACATATTTACTAAATATATCATAAACCTCAATGAACGTCTCAAAGCCAACCTTCTTTACACTTCTCCCATAAAAATCTTTCAAATACTGCACATTGTTAAGCTGTTCAGTAGGCACTTGTGCGTTTTCATCAAGACTTGCTATACCGTTAGGTTGTCTTTTTTCATTAACTATACCATCAACATTTGTTTCTAAATTGCCAATTTTAGTTGCATTCTCATCTATTTTATTTACTTTTTCACTAGCTTTATCATAAGCAATTTTCACAGCCTTTGAACTTGCACTTGTTGTTGAATCATCTAATGTTACACTATCGCTTATTGGTCTGTTAACCTCTGCACCTTCTTTTATCCCTCCAAGTTTACCACATACATCTTCTATCCCTTGCTCTATCCTATTCAAATCCTTCTCTGTAACAATATCTTCTCTCTGCCAATTAGTTTTACTATTGTATTCCATTATTCTCCCACCACCTCTATTTCCTGCCTAATTATTGTTATCCCATCTACAGGTACGTAAATATCTCTTTCGTCTATAACATTATCGACATTATCTAACAGTTTATAATTTGTTACTAAAGCTACTTGATTGTTGTTTAACTCAAATTCTATTGTTACTTTGTTGGCTTCTCTTTTTTTGTTGAATTCTGTTATTTCTAAAGTATCATTTACTAGTATTTTGATTATATCTTCTTCTTGTAATCTTTTAGCTGTCTTTTCTAATATATAATTTTGCATTAAAATAACACCCCTCTCTCTTTTATTACTTTTCGTATGATACACAAAAAGTTACTAGGGAAACATCTCATGTTTCTTTGAAAGCGTGACTTCAAGAGTTCGTTTCTTCATAGCTTTACTAAATCAAAAGAAACGGGCTCTTGTCGGAACCGTCAAAGATTATGAGATGGTTCCCCTCACCCAAAACTTTTGAACTAAACAGTAAAAATTTTCACTTTATTTATATTCTAGTTTTGCAATTATCTATATAATATTAAGGTCAAGTAGTTTTTACCAACATTGCTAAATCTCTAATTCTTCAACTCTTATTACCTCTGCAAAAGGTGTTACCCCAAGCTTCCATGTTGTCCCTAATCTTGTGTTTCTTTCTATGTCAGTTTTAGATGCTTTTACTTTAAATTTTATAGTGCTCATTGCTTTTGGTGTTGGTATATGCTCCATGTTTGATGGTTTTAGTTCTATTACTTGTTGTTCTATTTCCTTGTATAAATTTGCATTATCAGCCATGAATTCTATCATGAATGCATATTCATCTGGCACTAGCTTTATTTCTAATATTGGTTTGTCAAAGTAATTGTTTAAAATTCGTTCCAAGCTTTTTATTGATATTGGAGGACGGCTTTGATACTTTGATATAACTCTGTTTTTTCTGAACTGTAAGCTATCTGTCTTTTTAGGCTTTATATTAAATATTTTTTCCCATCTTGATAAACCTACTTCGTGCATGTCCTTCATAAAAAAGTTGTTAAAGATTTTCTGTCTCTGCTCTTTAATATCATCTAATTCTCTATTTAAACTCTCACTCAAATATTCAATATCTTTAATATCATGGTAATACTCAGGTAAATTTAACTTTATATTTGTTTTATTTTCTTCCACCATCATACCACCTCCTAGTATTGATTAACTGTTAATGTACCGAGTTTTATTATTACATCTTCATCTACTATTACATTTTTTGTATTTCCATTTAGCTTTAAGTTTTGATAGTCTAATATTTCATCTGTTTCTATGACTAAACCTCCTATTGAATTTAGTCTGATTACAGTTTCTTCAAAGCTTTTTTCTTGCAGGTATTTTTCTAGCTTAGTTTGTAATTCTGCTTTTACATCTTCTATGTCTATATCTACTTTCAAATTAACATCTACTGCTACATCTATATTTAATACATTTGCAGTTTCAACGGTTACTATATGTCCTATTGGTGCGTATCCGTCTCCCATACCGTCCTTTTTAGGATCAATTATGTTTTGTATTTCTGTTACTTTTTCACTGCTTAAAGCTTGTTTATCTGGAGCTACTGCTACTATTCTCACTGTTCCTCTGCCATTCCAAAGTGGAAAGCATTTAACATGTCCTACTCCGTCTATTTCCTCTACAAAAGATATATACTGCTGTTTGTTACCTCCAAAGCTTGGCTTGTTAGCTGTATCTAAATATCTTTTTAACAACTTTTCATCACTTTCTTCATTTTCACCTGCTGTAATTATCTCTGCTAGTTCTGCTTTTTCTAAGCCATTGATATAAGTTATAGGCATTAAAGCACCAAATGGTTTATTACCTATCTCTCCCGCTGTTTCTGCTCTTAACTTGTATTCTTTATCTGCTCCAGAAATATTAATAGGTGCTGTGTTTGTATAGACTAAATCGTCAATACTAAACCTAGCACCTATTGGAATTTCTACATTAAATATACCTTTTCTTTCAGCATGAACAGCCATCTTTCTATTAACTCCAAGCTCAGAACATTTCTTTGTCAGCCACTCTCCATTAGAAGTCTGTACAAACCCAAGCTCTAATATATTATCCAGCTCTATATACTCCTGAGCAAGTTCAACAACTACAGCAGCTATAGTATCATAAATAACAGAACCTTCTCTTTTATCAATATCATCTGGTACATGCTTTAATGCTCTTTTCATTAAATTTTCAAAGGTTATTTTATTGTATAGTTTGTTTTGCAAATTTATCACCGTCCTTGCTTATAATATTTGTTATGCTTGGGTAGATTTTCATTCTAAATTCTAGTCTTTTCTATGTTTCACTAAAAACACATGTTTAGATCAACCTATATATCACCCAAAAAGATCCGTCCCGAGTGGGTACACCAATATAGTTACTAGGGAACCATCTCATGTTTCTTTGAAAGGTGACTTCAAGAGTTCGTTTCTTCATCGCTCTCACTTAAATCATAAGAAACGAGCTCTTGTCGGAACCGTCAAAGATTATGAGATGGGTCCCCTCGCCAAAAACTAATTAGCTAAAACATAAAAGCTACCACATTTTTAAATTTTAGTTTTGCAAGTATCTATATAAAAATAACACCCTTAAGGTGTATTCATTTTTAATACTTCATCATATTCATCTTGTGTGATTGTTCCTAAATTAAGCAAACTATCAATATAATCTTTGCCTTTAATTTGTAGTATTCTCTTTAGAAATCTAACATAATAATCTCTCATTATTTACCTCCTAACATATCAGCAACTATTAATTCTAAATCATTTAATCTTTGTTCTTTCTCTGCATTTTGTATCAATAGATCTGCTATTATTAAATCTTTATCTCCGTTTATTTGTTTTTGTTTTTTTTCTTCTTTTGTTTCAAAAAATTCAAAACAATTAGTGTTGAGTTGTAATCTTTCCATCTATACTACCCCCAATATGCACCCGTATTCGTTTATT is a genomic window containing:
- a CDS encoding putative phage tail protein, producing the protein MVEENKTNIKLNLPEYYHDIKDIEYLSESLNRELDDIKEQRQKIFNNFFMKDMHEVGLSRWEKIFNIKPKKTDSLQFRKNRVISKYQSRPPISIKSLERILNNYFDKPILEIKLVPDEYAFMIEFMADNANLYKEIEQQVIELKPSNMEHIPTPKAMSTIKFKVKASKTDIERNTRLGTTWKLGVTPFAEVIRVEELEI
- a CDS encoding baseplate J/gp47 family protein, with the translated sequence MQNKLYNKITFENLMKRALKHVPDDIDKREGSVIYDTIAAVVVELAQEYIELDNILELGFVQTSNGEWLTKKCSELGVNRKMAVHAERKGIFNVEIPIGARFSIDDLVYTNTAPINISGADKEYKLRAETAGEIGNKPFGALMPITYINGLEKAELAEIITAGENEESDEKLLKRYLDTANKPSFGGNKQQYISFVEEIDGVGHVKCFPLWNGRGTVRIVAVAPDKQALSSEKVTEIQNIIDPKKDGMGDGYAPIGHIVTVETANVLNIDVAVDVNLKVDIDIEDVKAELQTKLEKYLQEKSFEETVIRLNSIGGLVIETDEILDYQNLKLNGNTKNVIVDEDVIIKLGTLTVNQY
- a CDS encoding CD1375 family protein, coding for MTVIQTKLMNAYATLVMANRMTLEEVPETEVTLKDNSTSTLRQETNVEIARRKVEILS
- a CDS encoding tail fiber protein, which gives rise to MEYNSKTNWQREDIVTEKDLNRIEQGIEDVCGKLGGIKEGAEVNRPISDSVTLDDSTTSASSKAVKIAYDKASEKVNKIDENATKIGNLETNVDGIVNEKRQPNGIASLDENAQVPTEQLNNVQYLKDFYGRSVKKVGFETFIEVYDIFSKYVNNNLDSSTVGSVSQSTGLRLTSNGGSIGSIKEFANYIELSRNTTVGGACVVIKDTAFDLTNATSVEIDFEIIDPFNAMYAEFGLIKDKNNNNTYTCGYPDGFLYNRGPNSTIRQTHAFDVSNVTGNYYFKMSIWGNETYNKSIRIYSIKIDNNMLYPNQLNYDFNNASVSLKTSTLSTSLPMPLLQIPSHFLDWYSINAMVNTPNGTNIKFDIYDNYGNLLKEDVKQGEILKLTNPIIQPRVTLSRDTLETPSPSFSWLEVGYRGSATGGVWNKIDEITLDVDIAQLDISVPEIFNEFRIVGRNIKINSSSLDTLLINFNNDFDTSGNYGSTVTNGTSLYSSNKILTGTSMCSNNYNMLCDIEINNNVNDNITSIELNVVSSYAKRSNGIGVWKINQKINTIHLLNTSYQILTGSTFEIWGR
- the tnpA gene encoding IS200/IS605 family transposase encodes the protein MDNSSLSHTRWKCQYHIVFIPKYRRKVMYGQVKADVREILTKLCEYQNLEMIEGSVCQDHVHLCVSIPTKFSVSEFVG